A part of Brassica rapa cultivar Chiifu-401-42 chromosome A05, CAAS_Brap_v3.01, whole genome shotgun sequence genomic DNA contains:
- the LOC103869300 gene encoding putative F-box protein At3g23260, producing the protein MVETRAQLTSLTWDDVESKQDVFRDILSRLSVRSIRSVKTVNRYWRDSVRDKHFATIHLAQSRKKPSYIACPRVNNAMELYLLKPGEFHFGHHATVDPPGKSAEHHMHMIASFNGLVCCINQLSDENEEDYQIWICNPSTEQTLLLPQGRPSFWTEPSIGVAYGPDMSEYKIFRIVSDGENGQGLHIECEVYSSSTGAWRIIGAVPHLPMYVFLSPHRSSHVFVGGKIYWLVSLEDPGIILYVDMEERFGVMELPYYSPDLRDVDRITDCTYLINLGGSLSLVVLHVDYFDIWEWKEASWVLVIEDYLPFMNFSEIALFLTSSEKEILCVTEWQLWTYHVNTRKWEERGGLPTQFTNPAMFPFTESLLPCNGGVRLEGR; encoded by the exons atggtcGAGACGCGAGCTCAGCTGACATCACTGACATGGGATGACGTAGAATCTAAACAAGATGTCTTTCGTGACATCTTATCTCGACTCTCAGTAAGGTCTATCCGTTCAGTGAAAACGGTTAACAGATACTGGCGTGACTCAGTTAGGGACAAACATTTTGCTACGATACATCTCGCTCAATCGAGAAAGAAGCCCTCATACATAGCTTGTCCTAGAGTAAACAACGCTATGGAGCTGTATTTGTTGAAGCCAGGGGAGTTCCACTTTGGACACCACGCTACAGTAGATCCTCCGGGAAAAAGCGCTGAGCACCACATGCACATGATAGCATCGTTCAATGGATTAGTATGCTGCATCAACCAACTCTCtgatgaaaatgaagaagattaCCAGATATGGATCTGCAATCCTTCTACTGAACAGACTCTGCTTCTTCCTCAGGGCAGACCATCGTTTTGGACTGAACCAAGCATCGGAGTTGCATATGGTCCTGACATGAGTGAGTACAAAATTTTCCGCATAGTCTCTGATGGTGAGAATGGACAAGGTTTGCACATAGAGTGTGAGGTGTATTCTTCTAGCACTGGTGCGTGGAGGATCATTGGCGCTGTGCCTCATCTTCCAATGTATGTTTTTCTTAGCCCACACAGATCCAGTCATGTCTTTGTAGGAGGAAAAATCTACTGGCTTGTTTCTTTGGAAGATCCTGGTATAATCCTCTACGTGGATATGGAAGAGAGATTCGGAGTTATGGAGCTGCCTTACTATTCACCAGACCTGCGTGACGTAGACAGGATAACAGATTGCACATATCTGATAAACCTGGGAGGATCTCTGTCACTTGTAGTTCTACATGTGGATTACTTTGACATATGGGAGTGGAAAGAAGCTAGTTGGGTACTTGTAATCGAAGATTATTTGCCATTCATGAACTTTTCTGAAATTGCATTATTCCTGACGTCATCAGAGAAGGAGATCCTGTGTGTGACAGAGTGGCAATTGTGGACTTATCATGTGAATACTAGAAAGTGGGAAGAAAGGGGCGGGCTTCCTACTCAATTTACGAATCCTGCTATGTTCCCCTTCACCGAAAGCCTTCTTCCAT GCAATGGTGGGGTGAGGCTAGAAGGAAGGTGA
- the LOC103838491 gene encoding protein NDR1-like, which produces MSRLEAEGRAPSCWWRFGFWLTILAGLIILIVWINLRPTGSDIPKCSIEYFYVPALNKTLNSRLNTTLNFMVRLANPNSEQGIYYDDVHLSFSSVTYVFIANYTVPRFYQGRKKKAKKWGQVVPLNNQTVLEAVLPNGLASFRINLKTQVRYKNSFWKTRRFGVDVGAEVGVNGDGVKANKKGIRLKKSDSSSSSSLRSYFPVCVLTNLLVFFAIC; this is translated from the coding sequence atgagtCGTCTTGAAGCTGAAGGAAGAGCCCCAAGTTGCTGGTGGCGCTTCGGCTTTTGGTTAACCATCTTAGCTGGACTTATCATTCTCATAGTTTGGATAAATCTACGTCCAACGGGTTCAGACATTCCAAAATGCTCAATCGAATACTTTTACGTTCCAGCCCTCAACAAAACCCTAAACTCACGACTCAACACCACTCTCAACTTCATGGTTCGTCTAGCTAATCCAAACAGTGAACAAGGAATCTACTATGACGACGTCCACCTTTCCTTCTCCAGCGTCACCTATGTATTCATCGCTAACTACACGGTGCCAAGATTCTACCAGGGACGCAAGAAGAAAGCCAAGAAGTGGGGTCAGGTTGTGCCTCTGAACAACCAGACAGTTTTAGAAGCGGTTTTGCCTAATGGATTGGCGAGTTTTCGGATAAACCTGAAGACACAAGTGAGGTACAAGAACTCGTTTTGGAAAACTAGGAGGTTTGGGGTCGACGTTGGTGCTGAAGTTGGAGTCAACGGGGATGGAgttaaagctaataagaaaggGATTAGGTTGAAGAAATCTgactcttcttcatcttcttcattaagAAGCTATTTTCCTGTTTGTGTTTTGACGAATCTGCTTGTTTTCTTTGCTATTTGTTGA